TTAAGTCCACGAAAATGAAGTTGCTGGTTATTAAAGCTCAGAATATCGAATACTTAAACGCCATCAAGGtacgatataatttagttacacatactttcgatattaatttttcaatttccgaAATTTCGTACGAATAGGTTTTcccataaattaattaatcaattatattattgatgtaattgattaattataaaatgagatattattattagtttttaaattatgaaactcTTGATAAGATGTTGCTTGAAATTAGGAATTTTTGAGAAAACTCTACGAACTCCAAGGAGATCGTGAAACGCAAAAGTTTTCGAACGAAAATGAGACAAGCGAAAGAGAAACTCAAGAAACTATCTGTAATATATTGAATATGACACCGGATGAATTGTCTGGCTTTATTAATGGAAAGACTAAAAATTCGGTAATCTATTgctaaaaattaatagtttgGACCGTTAGATGATGTTAAACAAAGATGAATCGTTATAGATCAACCTGTGGATGGTCGAATTAAATCGTATAATTGCGACAAATCAATTCTCTAAAGATCTATCAAAGTTTCTATTGAGAAAGGTaacgaagaaaacaaagacGTAACAAAGGATCAGAGAAATTTGGGGTTCCACGTGTTCTTTTCAAAATCGTTTCgctgtatattaataaacaaaatgtacaatgcaatattactttcgatataattttcaaataaatacagCTCGCCCTTTCTGAAAATTCGTAGTATAAAAATCAACTGGAAACCATCACCAACCCTCGTGATACCTACTTTGGCCTTTTAGGTCTAGCTCATCAtgaatttaatcttttaaaactTACACGCGACGATGAAGAACCAATACATAAATCTTTCTGAAAGAATTCTGTATTGAAAATGCTAATTGTACGTATTAAAGCAAACACCACGAGCGATGATCGTatgaataacgataaataagtATGAAAAGTAACGGAGAATCCGTAAATCACAATACGCATGATCATACAATTACTTTGAAAGATCTGTCCCGTGTCTAACCTCGACTAAACCAGCATCCAGTATCGATGCTTGCTTAGAATATTCAGACCTATTTAAATTGCCTATCAAGATTCAATAGAGAAAGACAGTGATGCGTCAAAGCGAACGGTGTCCAAAATCCTTTTCAAAAATCCGCTACTAAACTATGTAAAAGAGAATTCATTCGGCGATCAATTGTCGCTCTGCAGCTCGCTCGATCCAGTCGCGTCCGGTGCCTTCTGCAACTGTGCGCTCTGGAATCTCTCGTATCCGTTAGTCTCCCCAAAGATCTTCCTTCCTGGGATTCTCTCGTCGTCCTTTACGCTCACTTCTGTCGCGATCTGCACTGGCCAAGGCAATTTGCCCTCGTTTCTCATCGAAATCTGATTAGCTAATTTCCTCTCGTTATTCTGATCATACGGATCGTTGTTTCGAAAAGTTTCCAGCGTCGCTTTGCGACGACCCTCGTCTTCGGCATAAGGATAAGGCCTCTCCAGGAAGCTCGACCTCTTCGAGTAGTTATCATAACCATCGTAAAGGTTTCTATATCGATATCTACTAGGGTCAACGTTCCCTGGAATACGTTTGTAGCTTCCATCCCTAGAAACTGGCGTTCTAGTTCCGTCATAGGCTCTAGGATAATTTCTCAGATCCACAGGTTTTCTCACTATTTCCGGCAAGGTGGCATAGTAGATGATCCTTTTAGGTTTGGGCGTGGGTCTGCTACGGCCATATAGATCCAAGTCCTCGTCCCTGTACCGATCATAGTAATAAGAATAATCGTTGGGAACACGCATGTAGTAGTCTCTTTCCATCCTGTAACGATCCGGGTAATAGTAACTGTACCCACGGCGATAGAATAAAGGATCGTAGTCTCGATCCCTGATAGCGCTTCTGTACCATGGGACGTCGTAGTCGTCGTATCCTCTTGTAACTGGCATATCTCGTGCTTCTCGTTGTTCGTAACTCCTCCTGTGCTGGCTGGTCACAAAATCGGCTCTCGGAACGTGGTAACCTCTTGCGTTTGCTAATTCTTCGCCGTCTGCCGTTTGGTGCATCGTCTGGTCTAAGCTAGTTCTATGAGGAAACTCTATAGACAATGGTTGAGTGGACCAATTTTCTGCGGAGCTTAGACGTACTTCTCGGACGTTCTTAGTGCTCGATATTTGTTCCAGCCTCGTCTCGTTCTCTGTATCGCGGCGA
This DNA window, taken from Bombus pyrosoma isolate SC7728 linkage group LG6, ASM1482585v1, whole genome shotgun sequence, encodes the following:
- the LOC122568277 gene encoding uncharacterized protein LOC122568277, producing MRLLLLQISPLLCLLTEIGAAGIGKAWQILPYATDSWNHPSWPRLDSSAFEVRSVSGVGHLNPFETAQSNLKTDQSKFIEPNTVAISKPHSVFNQKYLDRFEPTFEELYDRYESRGETNNAEHRDKIFKTGLAMTVLRPEEDKDSTKATANEATETVSRIRRDTENETRLEQISSTKNVREVRLSSAENWSTQPLSIEFPHRTSLDQTMHQTADGEELANARGYHVPRADFVTSQHRRSYEQREARDMPVTRGYDDYDVPWYRSAIRDRDYDPLFYRRGYSYYYPDRYRMERDYYMRVPNDYSYYYDRYRDEDLDLYGRSRPTPKPKRIIYYATLPEIVRKPVDLRNYPRAYDGTRTPVSRDGSYKRIPGNVDPSRYRYRNLYDGYDNYSKRSSFLERPYPYAEDEGRRKATLETFRNNDPYDQNNERKLANQISMRNEGKLPWPVQIATEVSVKDDERIPGRKIFGETNGYERFQSAQLQKAPDATGSSELQSDN